A single window of Cydia splendana chromosome 13, ilCydSple1.2, whole genome shotgun sequence DNA harbors:
- the LOC134796047 gene encoding uncharacterized protein LOC134796047 isoform X1 gives MTMMRVAGGALAVTLAALLVCCNADAHQEQDVSAAEHNSDRYDSGYKQKEELEDFIRFLMQYDNTFEDRNLAGIEGTGLVGRNLNGVGGSTMLGRNLDGIGGSTMLGRNVNGVGGSTLIGRNLNGLGGSSLLGRNLNGVGGSSLLGRNVNGVGGSTLVGRDIYPQRQTRFIDSLGGGNFVRNLDSLGGNSFVKRNLDQLGGPNFVKRHIDALGGNNLLRNLDSLGGSNFVRQLDALGGANFI, from the exons ATGACCATGATGCGTGTTGCCGGCGGAGCGCTGGCCGTGACTCTCGCGGCTCTCCTAGTCTGCTGCAATGCTGACGCTCATCAG GAACAGGACGTCAGCGCCGCCGAGCACAACTCCGATCGCTACGACTCCG GGTATAAACAAAAGGAAGAGCTCGAGGATTTCATACGGTTCCTTATGCAATACGACAACACATTTGAAGATCGTAATTTGGCAGGTATCGAAGGAACTGGGTTGGTCGGTAGGAACTTGAACGGAGTGGGAGGCTCAACAATGCTTGGCAGAAATCTAGACGGTATCGGAGGATCCACTATGCTTGGCAGAAACGTGAATGGCGTCGGAGGTTCAACTCTGATTGGAAGAAATCTTAACGGCCTTGGAGGTTCCTCTTTGCTCGGGAGGAATCTTAACGGCGTTGGAGGTTCATCTTTGCTTGGGAGGAATGTTAACGGTGTTGGAGGTTCTACTCTTGTCGGAAGAGACATTTACCCCCAAAGGCAGACAAGGTTCATAGATTCTCTCGGTGGAGGAAACTTCGTAAGAAACCTTGATTCCTTAGGCGGCAATAGCTTTGTGAAGAGGAACCTAGATCAGCTCGGTGGGCCGAACTTCGTCAAGAGGCACATCGACGCTCTGGGAGGCAACAACTTGCTTAGAAACTTAGACTCGCTTGGAGGCAGCAACTTCGTCCGCCAGCTAGACGCGCTCGGCGGCGCTAACTTCATATAA
- the LOC134796047 gene encoding uncharacterized protein LOC134796047 isoform X2 produces the protein MTMMRVAGGALAVTLAALLVCCNADAHQEQDVSAAEHNSDRYDSGYKQKEELEDFIRFLMQYDNTFEDRNLAGIEGTGLVGRNLNGVGGSTMLGRNLDGIGGSTMLGRNVNGVGGSTLIGRNLNGLGGSSLLGRNLNGVGGSTLVGRDIYPQRQTRFIDSLGGGNFVRNLDSLGGNSFVKRNLDQLGGPNFVKRHIDALGGNNLLRNLDSLGGSNFVRQLDALGGANFI, from the exons ATGACCATGATGCGTGTTGCCGGCGGAGCGCTGGCCGTGACTCTCGCGGCTCTCCTAGTCTGCTGCAATGCTGACGCTCATCAG GAACAGGACGTCAGCGCCGCCGAGCACAACTCCGATCGCTACGACTCCG GGTATAAACAAAAGGAAGAGCTCGAGGATTTCATACGGTTCCTTATGCAATACGACAACACATTTGAAGATCGTAATTTGGCAGGTATCGAAGGAACTGGGTTGGTCGGTAGGAACTTGAACGGAGTGGGAGGCTCAACAATGCTTGGCAGAAATCTAGACGGTATCGGAGGATCCACTATGCTTGGCAGAAACGTGAATGGCGTCGGAGGTTCAACTCTGATTGGAAGAAATCTTAACGGCCTTGGAGGTTCCTCTTTGCTCGGGAGGAATCTTAACGGCGTTGGAG GTTCTACTCTTGTCGGAAGAGACATTTACCCCCAAAGGCAGACAAGGTTCATAGATTCTCTCGGTGGAGGAAACTTCGTAAGAAACCTTGATTCCTTAGGCGGCAATAGCTTTGTGAAGAGGAACCTAGATCAGCTCGGTGGGCCGAACTTCGTCAAGAGGCACATCGACGCTCTGGGAGGCAACAACTTGCTTAGAAACTTAGACTCGCTTGGAGGCAGCAACTTCGTCCGCCAGCTAGACGCGCTCGGCGGCGCTAACTTCATATAA